The nucleotide sequence GCCGCGATTCAAGGCCTTGGTGGCCTCGTTGGCGCCTTTCTTCACCATCTTGGCATTGCTAGCCTCCTGCACGAGATCGAGGATGCTCTGGCTTAGGCGATCCGTCGCAAGGGGGAAGGCCTTCTCGCTGATTTCTCCAGTCATTTCTCGTGTTGGGCAGCGTTAAGAACGAGTGGGAATCCCTGCAAAAGAGTCGTAGTGAAAGTGcacttgtgcgtgtgtttgtctAACTTCTTAATGGCTGAAACGAAGGGCAGCGCAGATGCGTGTCCGCGTGTCGGAGGTGGATGGGGTGCAAACCCAACGCGCACGCGTTGCCCCAGTGTAGTCCACGTAGGGCAGGAgaaggtgagaggagggggggggaagggcaCACCGACAGACCGTAGAAAATATTGGAGAGGGATGccagagggcgagagaagcgaagggagggggagtcaCAACAAGGTGGCGGGGGTAGAGAGAGTGGGTGAGTTGAAGAGGCTGAGTCAAGGGAGAAACACAAAGGTGAACGCATTTTGATGGGAATTGGCCGCAGAACAGTTCTCCTGCTCGGTGCCTTCAAGATGCGTCTTAGAGCTGCTTGGGGCACTACACAAAGCGTTTGCCTTCCAAAATTTCTTCTCACGGGTGGTGTGGCTGCTCCCTCGTTGCACCACCAGTGGCCCGCTGCAGACGTGCTCACAGGACCCTCAAAGGGGAGATGCTGCCGCAGCCAAAGACCCAGGAGAGAAACTCGAAAAGAACTGGACTCACTCTCACTCAGCTTCTTCAGCGATGACCGTGGCAGGGGGACGAGTCTCCAGATATACCACGGTGTGTGCAGCATCCTTCtacttcctcttcttcgatATGCCTCGGGGTCTAATGTACCAACCTACCACATCATTTGCTGTTTAGCAGCACTTTTTCACATtccgctccctccctctcacgcTCTCCCTCCGCTATGATATTCTGCGCACGCAACTTGTTTCTTGCTTCGCTAAGAACACCACTGCTGCATCGACATCGCAcgggtgcacacacacacacacagggagggggacggagagggagtgaggggaggagagaggtgtcACACCGACGTCCTACACTACGTGGAAGCACAACGAAGTGCCATCAAGCAGTGATCTGGAGAGAGACGGGCAAAAGAGGATAGATGAGAAGCGACGCCGTGGGAGTGGGAGACCGAGGGGaaggcgaagagagaggctgGAGTTGTACATCAGGTGGGGGGAAGACGAGAAAATGGCGCCACACAGTAGAcagcaagggggagggggaagagaaaggagaggtcTTGTGGTACAAGGCAACATCAACGCACGCAGAGGAGCGCACAAAACACGAGAGAAAACGAGCGAGGCGTCGTCGAAATGGTGCGTAGCGGCAAACAGAGACGTAAAGAGGCGCAGCGAGTATGCGTGCCTTCGCCAAGAAAGGGAGATAGTAAAAGAACGCACGCGTCCGACGTCTACCTTGTGCGAGTGACAGAGGGTGAGAAAGAGGTAAGACAGACAGGAGCTGTGGGAGACACACGCAATGGTAAGGGCAGAGCATCCAGTGTTGCGCTGGGCagtacacatacacacctcAAGAACCAAGCCCCTACCCGTCACTCGTCCAACCGGAAAACACCTAGCTTTATAACAGACATTACACCGCTTACTCTGgtgatgggggaggggagggagggggggggagggatcTAAATCCGCGAGATTTCTACGGCATTTGCGCAGTGGCCCAACATCCACCCCCAACCCCACTGCACAGTTTCGACGTCAGCTCATGCAAACAgcaagagggggaaaaaagcaaaagagaaagatgaagagggagtgagtgaaagagagtagaggggagagggggggggaggcttaGAAAACTGACAAGATAAAATGATAAAAAATAGGCAAACACGTGTGCCAGCTACCCACCTTCTCGCAAAgacatacatacacacatggCTCGTGCATCCTTCACCTATGCACAGCTGTTCCGGGGGGTCAAGAGGTGAAGACACCCATTCTGCATCCAGGAGACACACTAGGCCACAAAGGCGATAGGCAGAGGCAACGTAACTTCACAGGGAAGAGCAACGTGATGAGAGAAGGCAACGACAAGCGCAGAGAGGGGGTCTTTCACGACTGTTTACCGCaagggagtgagggagaagaggggagtaGACGAATATAAAGAGAAAGTATACATctttacacacacacacacacaaacaacaGCGGCCACAAAAGACAGCAAGAGGAACGGCGGATTAACAACGCAGCACCAGCCGAAAGCGCAACACAGAAGGACAGCAGAGGAACACTTGCataggaaaagagaggcacactCATCATTCAACATCTGCTAGGCTGAGCATTTGATCGGAAGCATACAATCGATGCATAAGCGTCAGCCGGAACACATCCTCACAAGCATACGAGTGACACCACTATGATACACCTCAGGCACGGTCGACAGTCCTCTGTTACTCCAAGCATGCGCTTTGCAGTAATGCTTGAAGTCTGCAGCGCAGATGCCACCTACACTACTACCAGGACGAAAAACATCGTAGCCACCGTCGATTGCATGCATGTCTATCCGAAAGACCTTGGACACGATCAGCAACGGCACCCACGCCTTAAACTCCTACAGATACCGCCGACACGCGGCGGCCGTCCAGGATATCTTGCCACTTCGCACGGTTGGAGGTTACCGTGTCAACACACCACTGCATTCCATGAAAGAAGCTGCCCACAATGTCCCGGAAGAACTTGCCAGCTACAAAGTCGATGAAGCCAATCTGCCCACGTGCCAGCTCGGTGTTCTTCGACCGGTCAAACATCGGCAACACCTCCacgcccttctctttctccatgTCACCCTGGCGGTAGAATTCCTCCGTCACAGCCATCGCCCACATGCGCGACGTCTCAAACGGCTTCGTCACATTCGACACGTCACCGGCCTTAATCAGCGTCTGCAACACCAGGCGACGATGGGCCTCATTACTGCAGTCGTAGTTGCCCTTCGCCATATCGTCGAACACCTTCAGCAAGTCACCGTGACGAGCCATATCAGTGGCCAGCACACAGTCAATCAGGGAGCGGTACGCGTACGCGACGTCGTCCCCGCCCAGCCCCTCGAACACGTCCGCGGTGGGGTCGGACAGTATTTCGATGGCGAGGCTGCAGTGATGCACCTCCAGCACGGAGTTGTTCCCGCTCGCGCTGGACAGAATACCCAGCGGCGAGTCCGTCTTCAGGTAGAAGCTGTTGTTCACACCCATGTGGTCGAGGTCGTGCACCAGTGCAGTTATGAGCAGCACGTAGCAATCCAGCTCCATCAGGAACTCCGACGCCTTGCCAATGTACAGGTATGTGTGCAGCGTCTGGCACACATCCACGACGTGGTAGAAGTTGTGGTACGGCACACGACGGTACCTacggcggcactgcaggatgaagttcagcagcgtctgctcACGGCAGCCAAACTTCTCCGGCAGGCCAGTGTTCCACAGCAGATTGTACGCAACACCGGCAGCCGCATCCATTGGCTCGCTGCACCTCTCGCGCACTTCAAACAGGTTGAAGTTCGGCGAAGCGAAGTCATATGCACTCCCGAAGTCGATCGACATCACCGCCTCACGCTCCTCCGGCGTCACTTCAATCACATTCACTCCCTTTAGACCACGAAGCGCTGAAACGCTGTTGCGATGCAGGCCCAAGTTCATTGCCTCACGGCCTGCGTTCACGGCGAACTCCAGTAGATGGCTGTTGTTGATCGAGATACCGGCAAACAGTGAGAACACCTTGAATGTCTCTTGATCCACGGATGTGAAGCAGGACACACTACCATCGTCGCTGAGCTTGTTAACGAGCTGCACCACGGCAAGCACCTCGCCATTCAGCATGATTGGCTCGCACAGAATGGACTGAGTACGGTAGCCCAGCTGCCGGTCCACAGCGCTGTTGAAGCGCGAGTCGGCGTACGCATCCATGATGTTCTCACCAACGCCGGACTCGGCAACAGTGCCGGCAATGCCTTGCCCGCACGGAAATCGGATCTCGTTCGCGCTGTCGGCCATCTTGCTGTATAGCTCGTTGCGCTCCTTATCCAGCAGAAACATCGAAGACCGATCCGCGTTCAGCAGCTTCTTCGCACCGTGCAGCACGTGCCGCACAATGCTGTTCACGTCGCGGATGTCCGTGTTCGACAGCACCGTCACAACGTCCAGGATCGCgtcgcccttcttcttctccgccagcagcgtctcgtTGATGCGGCAGttgcgcagcgacgcggcagCAAACATGGAGAACGTCTCAAACAGCTCCTCGTCGCGCTGTCCAAACACCcgtggcagccgctgcccgcTCTCTGTCACCATGTCCAGCTTGTTGATCAGCTGAGCAACGGCAACGATCGTGCCCTCGAACGCGATCGGCAGGCACAGAATCGTGCGTGTATGGTAGCCAGTCACCTTGTCCACAGACCGGTTGAACCGCTCGTCCTCGTACGCGTTCGGGATGTTCACCACAGCACCCGACTCCGCAACGTAGCCTGCGATGCCTGTCCCAGCAGGCACCACCACAACGTTGCCGTCCTCAAAGTGCGCCTTCAGACTGCCGTCCGCCTTCACCAGGAAAATGCTGCACCGGTCGCTCTCCGTCAGCGTCTTCGCCGTGTTGATGATGGACTGCACCAACACCGACTCCTCCAGCGTGTCGCGCGCAAGCCGTGTCGCCATGTTTACCATGGCTTCCACTTTGTTCACCTCACACTTCTTGAGGCAGACATTGATGGTGTTGCGAACCGCAATGGTGATGATCCGGAGCAGTAGTTGGGTCATGGCGGTCTTTTCCCTCGGGATGCAGCCACTAGGCGCCTCCACGCACCCAACCAGCTCAGAAGAAAACCTAAGGGGGATATAGAGGGTGTTTGCAATGGTCATCATGTTACAGCCCTGGGCACACTTGCCCAGGGACGTGACGTTGTCGACAAGGGCGGCAACGGCGTTGACTGGGTCCCAAAGGATATTGTCGTTCGCGTTCATCATGTAGGTTCGAACATTGCGCGAGCCAGTAACGCTAGAGAAGCACTCGTTGATTGCTGCGAATAATGCTGTTGGCTCCTTGGTGCAGTCACAGCACTCCTCCACAAGCGCGACAATGTCGTCTTGTAGGTTGTGCTGTATGTCGGTCGTATCGAGGCTGTTCAGGAAGTCATCGGTGAGCTGTTGCTGCGAAGCCGAGCCATTTGCAGCGGACCCTTGCGCAGTATCAGGGAACGCAGTGCGCAGGGCCTGAATTGCCTTCAGCTCCGTGGTGGAAAAGGAAGTGCCGGTCCGTCGGTAGCGCGCCAAGATCGACTGGCACAGAGCGACTGTTTCACATAGGTGACCGGAgccggctgcgctgctgaaggGCGCCACGGGGGAGTGGAACGGCTGATACATCAGTGTACCACGCCACTGTCACGTAACAACGATAGCCAGCGGCGAAGCAAAGGGCCCAAAGAGGCTGTGCGGTTGCTGTCTGCTGTCGTTTGCGGCTTTCCTTATTAGTGTGTTATAGTGGAGAACGAAAACGAGAGCAAAAGTAGGAAAGCGGATGGGAGAGCGATGGGGCCCCTGTACGGCCACGCGTGCATGTGCGGTTGTGCGCGCCCAAAGTGCTCAAGTGCAACTCCTCCTGTAGGCCGCCTTTTTGAATAAGTGTAAATATCGGTGAAGCTGCTTAGGTGTTGCTGTTGAGCGGCTTTTGGTGATGGTGGTTGCGTACGCGTAGAGCTGGAGAGGAAAGACTGGGGTCTTGATCGCACTTCTTAGGTCGTGAGGGGGAACGAAAGCAAGAAGTGGGACAGGACAAGAAATCCACAATGATTCATCGTGGCGGGGAacacagggagagaaaggaacgGCaacaggagaggaggaagcgcaTCGTTCTCTCACGGAGAAGATCAAGGTGTACTCAACTTGGACGACTATTCTCCACAAACCTTGCGCCAACTCTTCCCGCATTCCCCACAGAATCTCCCATCTCCGCCCTCTGTCATTCCCACATCGCTTCGTTGTATCACACTGACGTATGATGAGCTTCAGTTTCCCCTGCCGCGTCACCGCCATGCTCTTGAGACCAGTGATCGCTTTGGCGGATTTCGACAACGAGTCATACGAGTGCGTCCCACGGCAAAGTCGTGAAAGGCGGCACAAAAAATGGCGTGGGCGGGACACACCGCCCCACAGCCGAGGCAGCAGTTCTGCTGTAGCTGTGTATTTTTCTTCGCGATCACAGCACGGGTCTATTTGGCCGCCCTCATGTGCGCGATACGTGTAGCTGTTCTtatgcatgcatgcatgtgtgcgaCTCTGTATTGCATTCCGGTAGAGACGAagctgcgtctctctctctttgtctaTGTAAAACATGTGCTTGGGTGTTATTCACCCTCATGAGCAGATGAGTGCGTGCACGTTCGCCCCTCACACGACCTCTCCATCtgtccctctttctctcgcgtCCTTACCTTGCCACACTGTCCACGCCAACTCAAAACAGTCGTGATCATCACACGACCGCTGGAGAAACATGAAATGGTGTAGATGACCATCAAGCATGACCGATGGGGAGGGCAGCCAGCTGAGAGAGGATAGGAAGGGGCGGACTCTAGTGTTTTCTCTATATGTTCTTCAGAAGTTGTGGGCAGGCAGGCCAAGCCGCTCTCCGAGTTTGACACCACGCATGCCGTTCAGTGCCTACAAAAAACTGGCCAGCTGAGCACGGATATTATCGGCGAAACCTACCTTGCGTCGTGTAGGAGTGAAGGGTAACGAGTGGGAGGTGGACACCGGCCGTGGTGCTTTTCTAcacgtggaggtgtgcgcTGTAATCACCTTCTGAGACCGTGCCGCTGCAGGGAGCATCGACTCGGGCGCAAGAAGGTGACTGCGCACTGCAAGACGCTTGGTTTCCTTGTGTCTCTGCTTTGCTGGCGCCGTGGGCTGCGTGACTGGCGCGGCCGTGGCATCAGCGAACTTGTCGACAAAGTCGGGGTCGACATCGCTCCCTTCATTCTCCGTTATGACGTCCTCGGCGAAGAggtcgtcgtcttcgtctGTGGCGGCTGTCGCCTGCGGAGTGGTGGCAACCTTCTTTAGCGCCTTCTTGCTTGCCGCTGCGACTGCCTTGCGGGCAGCACCTACCTTCACGTGGACTCGGCGTGTAGCAGGAACCCTCTTCGTTTTGGCGCGGGAAACGCTTGCAGTTCGCTTGGTGACGAGCTGACGCTTCATTGGAGGTGCAGCGTTTCTCTTAGGAGAAGCCTCCGGTTTCGCCTTTGTCGCGACCTCCTTGGTGACGATCGGCATCGTTTGTGCCAGTTGAGGCTTCGTCTTCGACGCTAGTTTCTTCTTCAAAGGCGCTCGAGCTGCCTTCAACTTGAGCACCGGCTTGGAGGGGCTGAGCTCTGGAGTGACCTTGACCTTCTTCACCCTCTCCACGCGTGTCTGCTTGTTGCATAGCGTCTCTGTCTGCATCATCTGCGCCACGTTGTACACAGACAGCTGTTTGTTTTTTTCATTTGTGCGCAGAATAGCGGCCCGGGTAAGGACATCGTCGTATACGGATTGGCCACTCCGTGTCTCCGCAAGTAGGGTTGCGACGCTGACGTCGTCCAAGCCGCTGTCAAGACTGTACGCTGCGCGGTTCATCTTGATCGACTGGAGTAACCGCTTCGCAATGAAGAAGCCGCAATCAGAACTACGCAGCATCTCTAGTCGCTCGAGACTGCGGTGAACTCTGAAGTAGATGCCATCACGTGAGCGATCCGTGTTGACGAGGGAGCGAAAGAGCTGATCCTGCACTGCGTTGCTGCCGAGATCGACCTTGATACCGCGAAACGACGCAAACAGTCGTATGATTTCAAAGCGCTTCCGGTTGAAGCCGGCGCACCGGCTGGCGCAGAACAATTCAAAGAAGGGCGCCTCAATATCCGAGATGGGGGCGAACAAGTTCCGCAGCtctggggggagggagctgTAGCGATGCATTACGAGCTTCTCCCCGGATATGGTGATGTTAGAAAAGGAACGCAGCTGCGCTACTGCCGTAAAGGCGCTCTTGCGCGTTGGTGTAACGGAGCGCTG is from Leishmania braziliensis MHOM/BR/75/M2904 complete genome, chromosome 15 and encodes:
- a CDS encoding putative cAMP specific phosphodiesterase, producing MYQPFHSPVAPFSSAAGSGHLCETVALCQSILARYRRTGTSFSTTELKAIQALRTAFPDTAQGSAANGSASQQQLTDDFLNSLDTTDIQHNLQDDIVALVEECCDCTKEPTALFAAINECFSSVTGSRNVRTYMMNANDNILWDPVNAVAALVDNVTSLGKCAQGCNMMTIANTLYIPLRFSSELVGCVEAPSGCIPREKTAMTQLLLRIITIAVRNTINVCLKKCEVNKVEAMVNMATRLARDTLEESVLVQSIINTAKTLTESDRCSIFLVKADGSLKAHFEDGNVVVVPAGTGIAGYVAESGAVVNIPNAYEDERFNRSVDKVTGYHTRTILCLPIAFEGTIVAVAQLINKLDMVTESGQRLPRVFGQRDEELFETFSMFAAASLRNCRINETLLAEKKKGDAILDVVTVLSNTDIRDVNSIVRHVLHGAKKLLNADRSSMFLLDKERNELYSKMADSANEIRFPCGQGIAGTVAESGVGENIMDAYADSRFNSAVDRQLGYRTQSILCEPIMLNGEVLAVVQLVNKLSDDGSVSCFTSVDQETFKVFSLFAGISINNSHLLEFAVNAGREAMNLGLHRNSVSALRGLKGVNVIEVTPEEREAVMSIDFGSAYDFASPNFNLFEVRERCSEPMDAAAGVAYNLLWNTGLPEKFGCREQTLLNFILQCRRRYRRVPYHNFYHVVDVCQTLHTYLYIGKASEFLMELDCYVLLITALVHDLDHMGVNNSFYLKTDSPLGILSSASGNNSVLEVHHCSLAIEILSDPTADVFEGLGGDDVAYAYRSLIDCVLATDMARHGDLLKVFDDMAKGNYDCSNEAHRRLVLQTLIKAGDVSNVTKPFETSRMWAMAVTEEFYRQGDMEKEKGVEVLPMFDRSKNTELARGQIGFIDFVAGKFFRDIVGSFFHGMQWCVDTVTSNRAKWQDILDGRRVSAVSVGV